The window TTTGGCTTACGCTGATCAAATCAAATCCATATTTTAAAATAGAGCGTACCAAAATCTTTCACCGGGATTTTAATCCTGCAGGTAAAAGCATCGACGAGGTGGCCAGGGCTTTCAGGCAGGTGGATTTGATGTGCAACGCGGTGAATGAAAACACAGGCAAAAACATTGATGCCGATGAGATGTACCTGATGGTGATTAGCCTGATTAATGACAATCAGCTCAGCTTATCAGATATTGATACCGGCAAACTGTACCAGGATATGGAGAAGCTGTTGTTTTACTACTTGCCGCTGGTATACTCGCCTGTAACAATTTCCACGTTGCAGCATCTAAAAGATAAAACAGGTAGTACCTTTAGTTTGTTAAGCAATACCGGTTTTATAAAGGGGGCAACCTTAAGAAAGGTACTGGTGGAATTAAAGATGAGCAATTACTTTGATTTTCAACTGTACTCAGACGAGGTGGGGAT is drawn from Mucilaginibacter ginsenosidivorax and contains these coding sequences:
- a CDS encoding HAD family hydrolase; its protein translation is MYQHYSFDLWLTLIKSNPYFKIERTKIFHRDFNPAGKSIDEVARAFRQVDLMCNAVNENTGKNIDADEMYLMVISLINDNQLSLSDIDTGKLYQDMEKLLFYYLPLVYSPVTISTLQHLKDKTGSTFSLLSNTGFIKGATLRKVLVELKMSNYFDFQLYSDEVGMSKPNPALFNLMLQNIKQVNTHKDINLTDIIHIGDNPKADIDGALAAGIKSLLINSNNQSILALLS